From Salvelinus fontinalis isolate EN_2023a chromosome 30, ASM2944872v1, whole genome shotgun sequence, one genomic window encodes:
- the LOC129828440 gene encoding acidic proline-rich protein PRP25-like, which translates to MGNQEPEERHTPRTHTLDSSHRPTTPGQPPPPNNPRSATTAQQPQDSHHRPKTPGQPPPPNTPGHTPRIDPQDIPYNSTPPGQTPPLNTPRTAPTAQNPRPHPQDTHPGQLPPPNNPRSATTAQQPQDSPHRPTTPGQPPPPNNPMTHPHRPKTPGQPPPPNNPRTAPTAQQPQDSPHCPTPPGHTPIDTPPRTGPRTTPTAHHPQDIQPLTHPQNSPQPPNTPNPTTATRTRPQDMPPGHTRRTAPRTRPQDMPPGNTCRTRPPVQP; encoded by the coding sequence GACACACCCCCAGGACACACACCCTGGACAGCTCCCACCGCCCAACAACCCCAGGTCAGCCACCACCGCCCAACAACCCCAGGTCAGCCACCACCGCCCAACAACCTCAGGACAGCCACCACCGCCCAAAAACCCCAGGACAGCCCCCACCGCCCAACACCCCAGGACACACCCCCAGGATAGACCCCCAGGACATACCCTACAACTCAACACCCCCAGGTCAGACCCCACCACTTAACACCCCCAGGACAGCCCCCACCGCCCAAAACCCTAGGCCACACCCCCAGGACACACACCCTGGACAGCTCCCACCGCCCAACAACCCCAGGTCAGCCACCACCGCCCAACAACCCCAGGACAGCCCCCACCGCCCAACAACCCCAGGACAGCCACCACCGCCCAACAACCCCATGACACACCCCCACCGCCCAAAAACCCCAGGACAGCCCCCACCGCCCAACAACCCCAGGACAGCCCCCACCGCCCAACAACCCCAGGACAGCCCCCACTGCCCAACACCTCCAGGACACACCCCCATTGACACACCCCCCAGGACAGGCCCCAGGACAACCCCCACCGCCCATCACCCCCAGGACATTCAACCCTTGACACACCCCCAGAACAGTCCCCAACCGCCCAACACCCCCAACCCCACTACAGCCACCAGGACACGCCCCCAGGACATGCCCCCAGGACACACCCGCAGAACAGCCCCCAGGACACGCCCCCAGGACATGCCCCCAGGAAACACCTGCAGGACACGCCCCCCAGTACAGCCCTAA